One genomic region from Nostoc sp. UHCC 0926 encodes:
- the drmB gene encoding DUF1998 domain-containing protein: MKSKSKRKPSGEIRQSQIISTFGPGSMVDLPNYSVIIGGLNHWRGNRQRIYEDRLAARVAEILGVRDITMYAPPTDEQDPSAARSGISAFTFPTWFVAQVEETWTSPNGKEYRTRPLIPWGSLVKGKYLSDTKKKIPVVPVRFVQACVNGHISDIDWYRFVHSNSDTSSKCRGQLWLDERGSGNDFVDIFIRCEACDTPRRPLSDVTVPNSKILGQCLGNRPWLGPKALEPCVSRLTGKQEYNRLLVRAASNTYFSQVLSVISLPDSDAAMREAVNLVYEDFLQYAESSDDIKRERRKQKVANALEGFSDEAVWLEIQRKQSGQGDQDKSIKQVEIETLLSSPEEMGEDAPDGDFYARARKLTSLPPLLSSRIDRIILVHRLREVIAQVGFTRFEPAMPDIDGELALDVRRAALDIEPSWVPAIENRGEGVFISFQKQAIENWVRQPAVQKRGLELLRGFEVWQKRKAQEDAKFPGLPYIMLHSLSHLLITAVSLECGYAASSIRERIYVGETGYGILLYTGSPGSEGTLGGLVQIGKRIEYHLTTALESGRLCSNDPVCAQHQPDNVQEERFLHGAACHGCLLIAESSCERGNEFLDRALVVPTVEGLGAEFFLNQEM; this comes from the coding sequence ATGAAGTCAAAAAGCAAACGCAAGCCTTCAGGAGAAATACGGCAAAGCCAAATTATTTCCACCTTTGGCCCTGGCTCAATGGTGGACTTACCAAATTACTCAGTAATTATCGGCGGACTCAACCATTGGCGGGGTAATAGACAACGAATTTACGAAGACCGCCTTGCAGCCAGAGTTGCCGAGATTTTGGGTGTCAGAGACATTACCATGTATGCACCACCTACGGACGAGCAAGACCCAAGCGCCGCCAGAAGTGGAATTTCAGCTTTTACCTTCCCCACTTGGTTTGTCGCCCAAGTAGAAGAAACTTGGACTTCCCCTAACGGCAAAGAATATCGTACCCGTCCTCTGATACCTTGGGGTAGTTTAGTTAAAGGTAAATACCTCAGCGATACCAAAAAGAAAATACCAGTTGTCCCCGTTCGCTTTGTCCAAGCCTGTGTTAACGGACACATCAGCGATATCGACTGGTATCGCTTTGTCCACAGCAATAGCGATACTTCCAGTAAATGCCGGGGTCAGCTTTGGCTTGACGAACGTGGTTCTGGCAATGATTTCGTAGATATCTTTATTCGCTGTGAAGCCTGCGACACGCCTCGTCGTCCTCTCTCCGATGTAACAGTACCCAATAGCAAAATTTTGGGTCAATGTCTGGGGAATCGTCCTTGGCTAGGGCCAAAAGCTTTGGAACCTTGTGTTTCCCGCCTCACTGGTAAACAAGAGTACAACCGACTTTTGGTAAGGGCTGCAAGTAATACCTACTTTTCCCAAGTTTTGAGCGTTATCTCCCTCCCAGACTCAGACGCAGCAATGCGAGAAGCAGTTAATTTGGTTTATGAAGACTTTCTTCAGTATGCAGAAAGTTCAGATGATATCAAAAGAGAACGACGCAAACAAAAAGTTGCTAATGCTTTAGAGGGATTTAGCGATGAAGCTGTGTGGTTAGAAATACAGCGCAAGCAAAGCGGACAAGGAGACCAAGATAAAAGCATCAAGCAAGTGGAAATTGAAACACTGCTTTCTAGCCCAGAAGAGATGGGAGAAGATGCTCCAGATGGTGACTTTTATGCCCGTGCCCGCAAGTTAACTAGTTTGCCCCCATTATTATCGTCTCGTATTGACCGAATTATTTTGGTGCATCGCCTACGAGAGGTCATTGCCCAAGTCGGGTTTACCCGCTTTGAACCTGCAATGCCTGATATTGATGGCGAACTGGCTCTGGATGTGCGACGGGCAGCCCTTGATATTGAACCAAGCTGGGTTCCTGCCATAGAAAACCGTGGCGAAGGCGTATTTATCAGCTTTCAAAAACAGGCAATAGAAAATTGGGTAAGACAGCCTGCGGTACAAAAACGTGGGCTGGAATTGCTGAGGGGCTTCGAGGTGTGGCAAAAGCGCAAGGCGCAAGAGGACGCTAAATTCCCCGGATTACCTTATATTATGCTGCACTCATTGTCACACCTGTTGATTACAGCAGTATCCCTAGAGTGCGGTTATGCTGCTTCATCAATTCGTGAACGCATTTATGTTGGTGAAACAGGCTATGGAATTCTTTTATACACTGGTTCACCTGGGTCGGAGGGAACCTTGGGGGGTCTGGTACAAATTGGCAAGCGAATTGAGTATCACCTAACTACAGCATTAGAATCGGGAAGGCTATGTTCCAACGACCCTGTTTGTGCCCAACACCAGCCAGACAACGTACAAGAGGAGCGTTTTTTGCATGGCGCAGCCTGTCACGGTTGTTTGTTAATTGCTGAATCTTCCTGCGAACGTGGTAACGAATTTCTCGACCGGGCGCTTGTCGTACCTACAGTTGAGGGTTTGGGTGCTGAGTTTTTTCTAAATCAGGAAATGTGA